The Cloeon dipterum chromosome 3, ieCloDipt1.1, whole genome shotgun sequence genome includes a region encoding these proteins:
- the LOC135938766 gene encoding Golgi to ER traffic protein 4 homolog, which yields MSNAGSRAAGAQRVLAKLQDSLSNEKYYEAHQMYRTLYFRYSSQKRYPELLDLLYDGATKLLLKNQQGSGADLAILFVDVLVTSDAPTSDENFSKISKLFQLINSVAPERDTFLTKALRWSGMDETKKGHPHLHKAIAQVFWKEKNYYLARFHFMHSPDGRNCAKMLVELHVARGFSNEADLFIAQAVLQYLCLQNKNAAILAFTSYTTNHPNIMKRSPPFLLPLLNFLWFLLQAVESGKLAIFKMLCDKYRPSLGRDPSYQEYLDKIAQIFFGVRPPPNSRPRGLFDNFLQQLLGGTEEESDEDGASASSSSGHNTQPMETEMD from the exons ATGTCTAACGCAGGTAGCAGAGCAGCCGGTGCTCAAAGAGTTTTAGCCAAACTTCAAGATTCTTTAAGTAACGAGAAATATTATGAGGCTCATCAAATGTACAGAACTCTCTACTTTCG ATATTCCAGTCAGAAGCGATACCCTGAGTTGTTAGATTTGCTCTATGATGGTGCTACAAAGCTGTTGCTCAAAAATCAG CAAGGAAGTGGAGCTGACCTGGCAATTCTGTTTGTTGATGTTCTAGTTACTTCTGATGCACCGACGTCAGATGAGAACTTCTCTAAGATTTCAAA GTTGTTCCAACTGATCAATTCAGTGGCACCTGAGAGAGACACATTCTTGACGAAGGCTCTCAGATGGTCTGGAATGGATGAAACCAAAAAGGGTCACCCTCATTTACACAAAGCAATCGCGCAAGTCTTCTGGAAAG aaaaaaattactactTGGCCCGATTTCACTTCATGCACTCACCAGATGGTAGAAACTGTGCCAAAATGCTTGTCGAGCTTCATGTAGCTCGTGGATTTTCAAATGAAGCTGACCTTTTCATCGCCCAGGCTGTTCTTCA GTACTTGtgcctccaaaacaaaaatgctgcTATCCTGGCCTTCACAAGTTACACCACGAATCACCCAAACATTATGAAAAGAAGCCCTCCATTCCTGCTGCCTCTTTTGAATTTCCTGTGGTTTTTGTTGCAAGCAGTTGAAAG tgGCAAACTGGCCATCTTCAAAATGCTTTGTGATAAGTATAGGCCAAGTTTAGGAAGAGACCCATCATACCAGGAGTACTTGGATAAAATTGCCCAAATATTCTTTGGTGTGCGACCTCCTCCGAATTCTAGACCACGAGGATTGTTTG ATAATTTCCTGCAGCAACTTCTGGGAGGCACTGAGGAAGAGTCTGACGAAGATGGAGCCTCAGCTAGTTCAAGTTCTGGTCACAATACTCAACCCATGGAGACAGAGATGGATTAA
- the LOC135938767 gene encoding elongator complex protein 6-like: MDSKPKESFISVQMELQKRDQHIGKMIGIVENGNNSHGNHILSTVVDHALKNKEAVCFVALMHPQSHYQYVGNQIGFNLKSHIDKQQVKFIDVIQATQGSVRECKSPKLDDSIIEWIYQTVQISIRNLHERYSHVNIIIDDISVLLSLACNVKRVQCLLQWLLFKSSDKNDKTLALAILTHVEPEDEESSRLGASVRYFSKYLVNVTPLRTVILKK, translated from the exons ATGGACTC GAAGCCAAAAGAGAGTTTTATTTCGGTGCAGATGGAGCTGCAGAAAAGAGATCAGCACATTGGAAAGATGATTGGCATTGTTGAGAATGGAAACAACAGTCACGGCAACCACATTTTGAGCACGGTAGTGGACCACGCTCTGAAGAACAAAGAGGCTGTCTGCTTTGTCGCCCTAATGCATCCTCAGAGCCACTATCAATATGTGGGGAACCAGATTggctttaatttgaaaagccACATAGACAAACAGCAGGTCAAGTTCATCGATGTCATTCAAGCAACCCAAGGAAGTGTTCGTGAATGCAAATCTCCAAAGTTGGACGACAGCATCATTGAGTGGATCTACCAGACTGTTCAAATTAGTATCCGCAACCTCCATGAAAGATACTCGCatgttaatattattattgatgaCATCAGTGTGCTGCTTAGTTTGGCGTGCAATGTGAAGAGGGTTCAATGCCTTTTACAATGGTTACTGTTCAAATCCTCAGATAA GAACGATAAAACGTTGGCTCTGGCCATTCTGACGCACGTTGAGCCGGAGGACGAAGAATCTTCAAGGCTGGGGGCATCTGTAAGGTACTTCTCCAAGTATTTAGTCAATGTTACTCCATTGAGAAcagttatattaaaaaaataa
- the Pdss2 gene encoding all trans-polyprenyl-diphosphate synthase PDSS2 gives MSLGTKPIYCVSRAGRFLLNKTNFVHRNAPKVSVLVQGQSFFSTTSIRSNKQAINPRPDWNRAVSEAEKIVGYPTSFLSLRWLLSDEIANIALHLRKLVGSNHPLLKTAKNLLNNGRSSMQAWGLIVLLVSKAAGHKLVDDIEIDKAAGVLHSQRALAEVTEMIRTSNLVHKGLVNIYPGMYPDTDARTMQDMTFGNKIALLSGDYLLGNSCAELANLRNSELVELMSSAVRDMAEGEFVGERDKQNNPLPSPGLTEQDWTLRSVLSAGSLLGKSCQGTLKLAGHGEELQLRGYRFGQHLALAWQACLELEPFTSSAGADGQMPFSLTSAPVIFTLQDDPSLFEEINKGKENIEDVDYSKIHAAVMSGPGIPQTKDLQRHHAQKALQELEGFEENDARKALSNIIFAMGEI, from the exons ATGTCTCTTGGAACGAAACCTATTTATTGTGTGTCCAGAGCCGGACGATTCCTGCTGAACAAAACGAACTTTGTGCACCGAAATGCACCCAAAGTTTCAGTGCTTGTGCAGGGACAGAGTTTCTTCTCCACAACCTCCATCCGTTCCAACAAACAAGCCATCAACCCGCGGCCAGATTGGAACCGAGCTGTGTCAGAGGCTGAGAAAATTGTGGGCTACCCGACTTCTTTCCTGAGTTTAAGGTGGTTGCTCAGCGATGAAATCGCCAACATTGCTCTTCACCTCAGAAAATTAGTTGGCTCAAATCATCCCTTGCTCAAAACCGCAAa GAACCTACTTAATAATGGGCGCAGCAGCATGCAAGCCTGGGGCCTCATCGTACTTTTGGTGTCCAAAGCAGCTGGACACAAGTTGGTTGATGACATCGAAATTGACAAAGCTGCTGGTGTTCTCCACAG CCAACGAGCTCTTGCCGAAGTTACTGAGATGATCCGCACGAGTAACCTTGTCCACAAAGGTTTGGTCAATATTTACCCTGGAATGTATCCGGACACCGACGCACGCACAATGCAAGACATGACATTTGGAAACAAAATCGCTCTGCTTAGTGGTGATTACCTTCTTGGAAATTCTTGCGCCGAGCTTGCAAATTTGAGAAACTCTGAA CTTGTGGAGCTAATGAGCAGTGCTGTGAGAGACATGGCTGAGGGTGAATTCGTTGGCGAACGTGACAAGCAAAACAACCCTCTTCCTTCTCCTGGACTCACAGAACAAGATTGGACCTTGAGGAGTGTCTTGTCGGCGGGCAGTCTGCTTGGAAAATCTTGCCAGGGTACTTTGAAATTGGCCGGACATGGTGAAGAGCTGCAGCTGAGGGGATACAGGTTTGGCCAGCACTTGGCCTTGGCTTGGCAG GCGTGCCTCGAGTTGGAACCATTCACGAGCTCGGCTGGGGCAGATGGACAAATGCCATTCAGCCTGACGTCGGCACCGGTCATCTTTACTCTTCAGGATGACCCTTCTCTCTTTGAAGAGATTAACAAGGGAAAGGAAAACATCGAAGATGTTGATTACTCAAAA ATCCATGCCGCGGTCATGAGCGGACCTGGAATTCCTCAAACCAAGGATCTGCAGCGGCACCACGCTCAAAAGGCCTTGCAGGAGTTGGAGGGCTTTGAAGAAAACGACGCAAGAAAGGCTTTGTCgaacattatttttgccatGGGTGAAATCTGA
- the LOC135940274 gene encoding myrosinase 1-like — MSSAENKKRCMAMVLLMVGLFGLVIAQDQFLYGTFPKGFLWGAATASYQIEGGWNENGKGENIWDRMVHAYDGGIKDNSTGDVAADSYHKYMDDVAALKETGVNFYRFSLSWSRILPTGRIDQINQDGIDYYNKLINALLDKNISPMITLYHWDLPQPLEDIGGWLNEEVVDIFGAYANLSYSSFGDRVKSWITFNEPLVQSHLGYGLGIFAPRVKGSGKTDYIAAHNQIKAHARAWRIYDADYRATQNGEVGITFNCAWDEPKTQNPEDIEAAERALQFELGWFAHPIFSANGDYPPIMKEYIASRSAKEGYNMSRLPEFGQTWVNYIKGTHDFFGLNHYTSRLIYRVKGGNETSYENDQDLASSSDPSWPSSASSWLKVVPWGFRKLVNWIHKEYNGVRLIVTENGFSDHGQIKDDDRAKYYTSYINELMKAINLDGCNIFGYTAWSIIDNFEWSSGYTEKFGLYSINFTDPRRPRSRKFSAEVYSNIIANNGFPASSTNNMTMYPFKIQFPSKQHNLHDHL; from the exons ATGAGTTCAGCAGAGAACAAGAAGAGGTGTATGGCGATGGTGTTACTAATGGTAGGCCTTTTTGGTCTCGTCATTGCCCAGGACCAGTTCCTCTACGGCACCTTCCCGAAAGGTTTTCTTTGGGGCGCTGCTACAGCGTCCTATCAAATCGAGGGTGGATGGAACGAGAATG GGAAGGGCGAAAACATTTGGGACAGAATGGTCCACGCATACGATGGAGGCATTAAAGACAACTCCACGGGAGACGTCGCAGCTGACTCTTACCACAAGTACATGGATGACGTAGCAGCACTTAAAGAAACTGGG GTGAATTTCTATCGTTTTTCTCTATCATGGTCTCGAATTCTACCCACTGGCCGCATCGATCAGATCAACCAAGACGGTATTGACTACTACAATAAGCTGATCAATGCTCTGCTAGACAAAAATATCTCCCCGATG ATCACCCTCTACCACTGGGACTTGCCTCAGCCACTGGAGGACATTGGAGGATGGCTAAATGAAGAAGTCGTTGATATTTTTGGAGCATATGCCAATCTCTCATACAGCAGCTTTGGGGACAGG GTTAAATCGTGGATCACCTTCAATGAGCCATTGGTGCAGTCACATTTGGGCTATGGCTTAGGGATCTTCGCACCCCGTGTAAAAGGCAGTGGCAAAACTGACTACATCGCTGCGCACAACCAAATAAAAGCACATGCCCGCGCTTGGCGCATCTATGACGCAGACTACAGGGCCACCCAAAATG GTGAAGTTGGAATCACTTTCAACTGCGCCTGGGATGAACCAAAAACGCAAAATCCTGAAGATATTGAGGCGGCCGAACGCGCCTTGCAGTTTGAG cttgGTTGGTTCGCTCACCCCATTTTCAGCGCTAATGGAGATTATCCGCCGATCATGAAGGAGTATATCGCAAGTCGCAGTGCCAAAGAAGGCTACAATATGTCCAGGCTTCCCGAATTTGGACAGACTTGGGTCAACTATAtcaaag GGACACATGACTTTTTTGGGTTGAATCATTACACTTCCCGTCTGATCTACAGAGTTAAAGGAGGGAATGAGACTAGCTACGAAAATGACCAGGACTTGGCCTCAAGCAGCGATCCAAGCTGGCCTTCATCAGCATCTTCGTGGCTTAAG GTTGTCCCGTGGGGGTTTCGCAAATTGGTGAACTGGATCCATAAAGAATATAACGGCGTCAGACTAATTGTCACTGAGAACGGATTTTCGGACCACGGACAGATTAAAGATGACGACAGGGCCAAATATTACACc AGCTACATCAATGAACTGATGAAGGCCATTAACTTGGATGGCTGCAATATTTTCGGCTATACCGCCTGGAGCATcatcgataattttgaatggTCCTCTGGATACAC gGAAAAATTTGGACTTTACAGTATTAACTTCACCGATCCAAGAAGACCGCgatcaagaaaattttctgctgAGGTTTATTCAAACATTATCGCAAACAATGGCTTCCCCGCATCATCTACCAACAACATGACAATGTAcccgtttaaaattcaatttccctcAAAGCAACATAACCTGCATGATCACCTTTAG
- the Dic1 gene encoding mitochondrial dicarboxylate carrier isoform X2: MASSIVRQQGVLALYNGLSASLCRQLSYSTTRFGIYEVSKQAVAPSGEAIPFYQRVALAALAGAAGGFIGTPADMINVRMQNDIKLPPESRRNYKHAFDGLLRVYQEEGIRRLFAGATTATSRAVLMTVGQLSFYDQVKLTLLASGYFQDNLLTHFLSSLTAGAVATTMTQPLDVIKTRAMNAKPGEFRNLWHLITYTGKLGPLGFFKGYVPAFVRLGPHTILTFVFLEQLRKNFGTVPQNSS, from the exons ATGGCAAGCAGCATCGTGCGTCAGCAAGGAGTGTTGGCACTGTATAATGGTCTTTCAGCGTCACTGTGCCGGCAGTTGTCATACTCGACCACCAGATTTGGCATTTATGAG GTGTCTAAACAAGCTGTTGCCCCATCTGGCGAGGCCATACCATTTTACCAGCGAGTTGCCCTGGCGGCTCTTGCGGGTGCTGCAGGGGGCTTCATTGGCACGCCTGCTGACATGATCAACGTTCGTATGCAGAATGACATTAAGCTTCCACCTGAATCCAGGAGAAA CTACAAACATGCATTTGATGGTCTATTACGGGTGTACCAGGAAGAAGGAATTCGCCGGCTATTTGCTGGCGCCACGACTGCCACCAGCAGGGCTGTCTTGATGACTGTGGGCCAGCTCTCCTTCTACGATCAAGTAAAATTGACGCTGCTCGCGTCAGGATACTTCCAGGACAATTTGTTGACCCACTTCCTCTCCAGTCTTACTGCA GGCGCTGTCGCAACGACCATGACTCAACCTTTAGATGTCATCAAAACCAGGGCAATGAATGCCAAACCAGGAGAGTTCAGG aacttGTGGCATTTGATCACCTACACGGGTAAGCTTGGTCCACTTGGATTCTTCAAAGGCTATGTACCTGCATTCGTTCGACTCGGCCCTCACACAATCCTTACCTTTGTCTTCCTAGAACAACTGAGAAAGAATTTTGGTACTGTACCACAAAATTCCTCTTAA
- the Dic1 gene encoding mitochondrial dicarboxylate carrier isoform X1 → MGVEAKKLSRWYFGGVASAGAACCTHPLDLLKVHLQTQQEGKSSLGRMASSIVRQQGVLALYNGLSASLCRQLSYSTTRFGIYEVSKQAVAPSGEAIPFYQRVALAALAGAAGGFIGTPADMINVRMQNDIKLPPESRRNYKHAFDGLLRVYQEEGIRRLFAGATTATSRAVLMTVGQLSFYDQVKLTLLASGYFQDNLLTHFLSSLTAGAVATTMTQPLDVIKTRAMNAKPGEFRNLWHLITYTGKLGPLGFFKGYVPAFVRLGPHTILTFVFLEQLRKNFGTVPQNSS, encoded by the exons ATGGGAGTCGAAGCAAAGAAACTGAGCCGCTGGTATTTTGGAGGAGTTGCTTCTGCGGGTGCAGCATGCTGCACACATCCCTTGGACTTGTTGAAG GTCCATCTCCAAACACAACAAGAGGGCAAATCTAGTCTGGGGCGAATGGCAAGCAGCATCGTGCGTCAGCAAGGAGTGTTGGCACTGTATAATGGTCTTTCAGCGTCACTGTGCCGGCAGTTGTCATACTCGACCACCAGATTTGGCATTTATGAG GTGTCTAAACAAGCTGTTGCCCCATCTGGCGAGGCCATACCATTTTACCAGCGAGTTGCCCTGGCGGCTCTTGCGGGTGCTGCAGGGGGCTTCATTGGCACGCCTGCTGACATGATCAACGTTCGTATGCAGAATGACATTAAGCTTCCACCTGAATCCAGGAGAAA CTACAAACATGCATTTGATGGTCTATTACGGGTGTACCAGGAAGAAGGAATTCGCCGGCTATTTGCTGGCGCCACGACTGCCACCAGCAGGGCTGTCTTGATGACTGTGGGCCAGCTCTCCTTCTACGATCAAGTAAAATTGACGCTGCTCGCGTCAGGATACTTCCAGGACAATTTGTTGACCCACTTCCTCTCCAGTCTTACTGCA GGCGCTGTCGCAACGACCATGACTCAACCTTTAGATGTCATCAAAACCAGGGCAATGAATGCCAAACCAGGAGAGTTCAGG aacttGTGGCATTTGATCACCTACACGGGTAAGCTTGGTCCACTTGGATTCTTCAAAGGCTATGTACCTGCATTCGTTCGACTCGGCCCTCACACAATCCTTACCTTTGTCTTCCTAGAACAACTGAGAAAGAATTTTGGTACTGTACCACAAAATTCCTCTTAA
- the PIG-Q gene encoding phosphatidylinositol N-acetylglucosaminyltransferase subunit Q — protein sequence MKSPKACVQTLVGYSSSLTHLHNLFKGFLWSSQCLFKDSRDSIAALNHLTAALIDCFLGVVIMHYFLSLVTPQQLIDWTMSIIDDGVVSLRSLLSFLMGSPAGLKLNTHLNRFLGKFFIYNVNLWWVFLDHCQPVLSIAFHALRWLGFLGITTHVAIIADLIALASFHAYCIYVYAARFCSLQLKALMYLWRLFLGRKWNPQRQCVDSFDYPPSQLFVGVLLFTVLIYSLPTTTVYYVFFTTIRLLFYAINGILTRVRYFIRTFPIIITLAWIFSLKYVCTNTVMVLREKQNSDVYTVELVPSRASFCQAVKKANDDCTCVRPTGAEWLKILKNIFTAKLF from the exons ATGAAATCGCCGAAAGCGTGTGTGCAAACTCTCGTCGGCTACAGTTCTTCCCTGACTCATCTGCACAACCTATTCAAGGGCTTCCTCTGGTCCTCACAATGCTTGTTCAAAGACAGCAGAGACAGCATTGCTGCCCTGAACCACCTGACTGCCGCTCTGATCGACTGTTTCCTTGGGGTTGTCATCATGCACTATTTTCTTAGTCTTGTCACCCCTCAGCAGTTGATCGATTGGACGATGTCCATCATCGAT GATGGTGTGGTGTCACTCAGGTcccttttatcatttttgatGGGATCCCCAGCAGGGCTCAAATTAAACACCCATCTCAACAgatttcttggaaaatttttcatctacAATGTCAACCTCTGGTGGGTTTTCCTTG ATCATTGTCAACCAGTCTTGTCGATAGCATTCCACGCACTTCGATGGCTTGGATTTTTAGGAATCACAACTCATGTTGCTATTATAGCTGATCTCATTGCTCTAGCCAGTTTCCATGCTTACTGCATTTACGTGTATGCCGCTCG TTTTTGTTCACTTCAGCTAAAAGCTTTGATGTATCTTTGGAGGCTCTTCCTAGGCCGAAAGTGGAACCCTCAAAGGCAATGCGTTGACAGTTTTGATTACCCTCCAAGCCAATTGTTTGTTGGAGTTCTTCTGTTTACTGTCTTGATCTACTCATTGCCGACAACAACAGTTTACTATGTGTTCTTCACAACG ATTCGGCTCTTGTTCTATGCCATTAATGGTATACTGACAAGGGTCCGTTATTTCATCCGAACATTCCCAATCATTATTACTCTTGCGTGGATTTTCAGCCTCAAATATGTGTGCA caaacaCCGTAATGGTTTTGAGGGAAAAGCAGAACTCTGATGTCTACACTGTGGAGTTAGTGCCTAGTCGCGCTTCGTTTTGCCAAGCAGTGAAAAAAGCAAACGATGATTGTACTTGTGTTAGACCAACTGGTGCAGAATGGCTGAAGattctcaaaaatattttcacagccAAGCTATTCTAG
- the TrpRS-m gene encoding tryptophan--tRNA ligase, mitochondrial, with translation MHRSSFCTKFLKRKLSSSSISSSKPIPNETIGAKKRIFSGIQPTGSLHIGNYFGAVRRWKELQDEGEDVIFSVVDLHSITLRQEPKELSRNILNCTASLLASGINAEKCILFLQSSVSRHAELSWVLACLATMPRLGHLPQYKEKSVSMKEIPLGLFIYPVLQSADIMLYKATHVPVGEDQLQHIQLAQHLGNTFNARYGHTFPPIKAMVEESGVARLRSLRNPEKKMSKSDPDPKSRISLVDEPKVIVEKCKKAITDFTSEVTYDPEGRRGVATLIDLVSLCTGKPPHQVCSENSDIDTGKFKLRVADVLIETLKPIREEYNRLVKDPSHIKSVLDNGAERAHSIADKTWSEVRKKVGITLQK, from the exons atGCATCGGTCGtcattttgcacaaaatttttgaagaggAAACTTTCAAGTTCTTCAATTTCCTCTTCCAAGCCG aTACCCAATGAAACCATAGGTGCTAAGAAAAGAATCTTCTCTGGCATTCAGCCAACAGGAAGCTTACACATTGGAAACTATTTTGGTGCAGTTCGACGATGGAAAGAATTGCAGGACGAAGGCGAAGATGTTATTTTTAGTGTTGTTGATCTGCATTCTATAACGCTTCGACAG GAACCAAAAGAGCTGTCACGAAACATATTAAACTGCACTGCATCTCTTCTGGCTAGTGGCATTAATGCTGAAAAGTGCATTCTTTTTTTGCAGTCGTCG GTTAGCCGTCACGCAGAACTGAGTTGGGTGTTGGCCTGCCTTGCCACTATGCCCAGACTTGGACACTTACCTCAgtataaagaaaaatcagtttcGATGAAGGAAATTCCTCTTGGACTCTTCATTTATCCTGTTCTACAGAGCGCAGACATCATGCTTTACAA AGCAACTCACGTTCCCGTCGGGGAGGATCAATTGCAGCACATTCAGTTAGCTCAGCATTTAGGAAACACATTTAACGCACGATATGGACACACATTTCCACCAATCAAAGCCATGGTTGAGG AAAGTGGGGTAGCTAGGTTGAGAAGTTTGCGCAATCCTGAGAAGAAAATGTCTAAGTCTGACCCAGATCCAAAGAGCAGGATTAGTTTAGTGGATGAGCCTAAAGTCATCGtagaaaagtgcaaaaaagcAATTACTGATTTCACCTCTGAGGTTACATATGACCCCGAAGGCCGACGAGGAGTTGCTACGCTGATTGACCTGGTGTCATTGTGCACAGGTAAACCTCCTCATCAAGTGTGCTCGGAGAATTCTGACATAGATACCGGGAAATTCAAACTGAGAGTGGCTGATGTACTAATTGAAACTCTAAAACCGATTCGAGAGGAATACAACCGGCTAGTGAAAGACCCTAGTCATATTAAAAGTGTCTTGGATAATGGGGCAGAGAGGGCACATTCCATAGCCGACAAGACATGGTCTGAAGTAAGGAAAAAAGTAGGGATAACTCTGCAAAAATGA